DNA from Amycolatopsis sp. DSM 110486:
CCCGAACCAGACGGTGGCGCCCGCCACGTACACGAGGTCCGCGGCGAACCCGAGACCCGAGCAGCCGGCCGACGTCTCGAGCACGACCAGTCCGACGAGCGCGACCGACGCCCACCGTCCGAACCGCGGCCGGCTCACCAGCAGCGGCACGGCGAGTGCGAGCAGGACGTGCACGGCGAGCGCGATCGGGTTGATCGGCACGGCGAAGAACGAACCGACGGCCAGCAGCGCCGACGCACCGCCGAGTCCGAAAAGGACAATACGCGTCCGTCGGCCGGGTGAGCCGGCCAGCGGAGCGAGCAGGCCCGCGCCGGCGAGGAAGGCGGTGGTGAGCAGCAACGCGAGCCGCAGCACGAGCGCCAGCGCGTCCACTCCGGACGAACCGGTGGCGGCCGTGAGGTCGTGGTGATCCATCGTGGACCTTCCGGGGAGGTCCGGTGCCGGGCCGCCGAAGCGGCCCGGCACCGGAGGGGTCACTTGACGTCGGCGTCCGCGGCCACGAACAGCTCCGAGTGCGGCTTGGCGTTGCCGAAGTCGCCGTGGGGCCAGGACTTGCGGTTGAAGTTGATCCCGACCTGGCCGGTGAACTCGTCGCGGAAGTTCTGGTCCACGGAGATCTTCCCGTCCGGGCCGAGGTTCAGCAGGTTGACCTTGTGGTCACCGTCTAAACCGGACCGGGCGACGAAGTAGTTCGACACCGCGAGGTGCTGCGGCTGCGCCGTCTCGTGGTAGAACCCGTCGCTGCCGAGCGCGAGGTTGTCGTAGGCGCCCCAGTGCGGGCCGGCGCCCGGCGTGCCGGGGTTGATCGGCGCCGCGCCGACGACCGTCGGCAGGTCACCGCCGCCGCCCTGCTGCGCCTTGGCCTTGGTGTCTACACGGCCCTGGATGTCCTCGATCCGGTCGCCGGCGTTGACCAGCTTCCGGATGTCGAGCACGTAGACGCCGCCGGTGGTGCCGGGGTCGTCCGCGCCGAGCGTGCCCTTCTGCCGCCCGACGATCGCGCGGTAGAGGTACTTGTCGTCCGGGCTGGTCTGGATCCAGCCGCCGTTGGAACTGGCGCCGTTGGCGTCGTTGCCCGGGTAGATGGCCTTGTTGGCCGCCCCGTCGTCGAACACCTCGATCCAATGCGGATCCTTCGCCGTGATGTCCGGCGTGTAGAACACCGCTCCACCCTGCATGGTCTGGGCGAAGGCGCCCTTGTGGCCCGGCAGGTTCGTCACCGTGGTCTCCATGACCGCGCGGCTTTCCGAGTGCAGCGGGTCGGCCGGGTCGGCGCGCGGGCCGTCCGGCAGGTAGGAGACCGCCTTGAGCTTCGGGTGGTTGCGGTCGGAGATGTCCCACGTGCGCACGGTCGGGCGCCGCAGGTACGGCGACGGCTGCTTCACCGGGTCGAGGATGATGTTGCGCGGTTCGGCGTAGTCGCTGGTGACCAACGTGTTCAGATCCTCGCGGGCCTGCACGCCGTGCGGGTTGGCGCACGTCGGTTTCCCGAGCTGCGGGAGGTTGTCGCACAGCTTGGGGTTGTCGCCTTGCGGTGTCGCGGCCGGGTTCTGTGACAGGACCTGCGCGTTCTGGTCGAAGTGCACGACCTCGCCGGGGCTGCCGGCGAACCCGTTGCCGATCTGCGTGCTGCCGTCCTGGTAGGTGTACGGCCCGGGCACGACCGGCCCGCCCATGTAGGTGCCGTACGCCGTGCCGTCCTTGAGCACCCAGTACGCGTCGGGCACCGAACCGCCGAGCGTCTGTGTCGGCAGGCTGACGCCCTTGAGTTTCAGCTGTGGCAAGGAACTCACATCGAACGCATACGTCGCCGCGGCGAACAGTGCGCCCGCGTAGATCGTGTCGCCCTTGTGCCACACGTACTGCATGTGGTGCGGCTCGTTCTCGACGAGCGGGCCGACCGTCGCGGTGTTCACGACCTTGCCGTACGACGGCGAGCCCTGCGTCGCGTCGATCACAGCGAGGAAATCGGGACCGGGCAAGGCGTTCTTCACCTTGTTGAGCCCGCCGCCGAGGGTACCCGGCAGGTTCTTGACGTCCTTCACCGCGGTGTCGGCGATGTTCTCGTCACCGGCCCACACGAGCAGCCACTTCTTCGGCGTGCCCGACTTCGCGGTGAGATCCTTCGACACCAGGTGGTTCTGCACCCAGTACTGCTTGCCGTCGGCCGCGGTCTTGCTGTCGGTGAACACCTGCACATCCGCGTACGCACTCGTGCTCGCCCCGGTGTAGGTCACCGCCGCGATCGCCAACGCGGTGGCCATCGACCCCGTCACCACCTTCCGCCAACGCGGACTGGATCGCATGCACGTTCTCCTTGTTCGTCGTTCCCGCGCCCGTTTTCCGGGCAGGACAAAGACACCGTCGGTGCGGTGCTGGTTCTTCGAACCCGGGCGGCTTACTCGTTCCGAAACGCCACGGGTTCGGACATGCGCGAAATAGTTGCGCCATTCAGACCAACCGTCAATACGGTGATCAATCCCTGAGACGCCGCCGTATCGGGTGAATCCCCGGCACCGACGTCTGCCCAGCTGAGCAGGTCTGCATCACCCGACCGTGTGACTGGCACAAAACAGAAGAGGCCCGGCCGAGGAACGGCCGGGCCTCTTGGGCTGCGGAGGCGGTTACGCCTTTTCGTCGACGTCGTGCGCCGAGATCAGGGTCTCCTCGATCTTGGCGATGGCGAAGCCCCACGCCTGGCCGACAGTGGGCTTCGGCGGGATCACGATCTCTTCGGCATTGGTGACGACGTCGACCAGCACCGGGCCGGGGTGGGCCAGTGCGGCGCGGACACCGGCGTCGACCTGGTCGGGGTGCTCGACGCGAACGGCGTGGATGCCGCAGGCCCGGGCGACGCCGGCGAGGTCCGGGTTCTTGAGCACGGTGCCGAACTCGGGGATGCCGCCCTGTTCCTGCTCGAGCTTGACCATGCCGAGGCGGGAGTTGTCGAACACGAAGATCTTCACCGGCAGCTCGTAGGCCGCGACCGTGAGCAGTTCGCCCATGAGCATGGTGAGGCCGCCGTCACCGCAGAACGCGATGGTCTGGCGGGCCGGGTCGAGCTGGGCGGCACCGAGGGCGTGGGGCAGCGCGTTGGCCATGGAGCCCAGGTTGTACGACCCGAGCAGCTGCCGGTTTCCGTGCAGGGTCACGAAGCGGGCGAGCCACACCGTCGACATGCCGGTGTCGGAGGTGAACACCGCGTCGGCGTCGGCGTGGCGGTCGATAGCTGCCGCGAGCACCTCAGGGCGGATGGCGCGCTCGCGGTTGTCGAACTGCTTGCGTACGCGGCCGGTGACGGTGGAGTCGTAGCCGGGGTCGGCGAGGTGGCGCTGGCGGTCGCGCCAGCTCGTGTAGCGCTCGCGGGACGCCGTGAGGTGCGCGCGCGAGGGCTTCGCCTCGAGCAGCGGCAGCAGCGCGGCCAGCGTGGTGCGGGCGTCGCCGACGAGCGCGTGGTCCACGTGCACGCGGCGGCCGATGCGTTCACCCTCGTGGTCGATCTGCACCACGGTCTTGCCCTTCGGGTACCAGTCTCGGTACGGGAAGTCGGTGCCCACCATCAGCAGCACGTCGCCGTGGCTCAGCGCGTGCTGCGCCGCGGGGTTGCCGATCAGGCCGGTTTGCCCGACCTGGTAGTCGTTGTCCCGTTCGAGGGTTTCCTTGCCCTTGAGGGTCAGGACCATCGGCGCGGCAAGGGTTTCCGCCGTCGCCAGCACCTCGTCGCGGGCCGGGCGTGCGCCGGAGCCGACCAGCATGGTCACGGTGTCCGCGCCGTTGAGCACGGCCGCCACCTCGCCGAGCGCCCCGGCCTCCGGGGTCACCGGCGGGTGCTGGCTCACGAACCGCGGCTCCTGCGTGCCGTGCGGCAGCTCGCGTCCCGCGATGTCGCCCGGCAGGGTCAGCACGGCCACCCCGTTGCGTGCGTACGCCGCGTTCACCGCCAGCTCCAGCAGGTACGGGAACTGGGCCGGGTCGGTGATCGTGCGGGAGAACACCGACACGTCGCGGAACACGGCGTCGTTGTCCACTTCCTGGTGGTAGTCGCTGCCCATCTCGGCGCTGGGCACCTGGCCGCAGATCGCGAGCAGGGGGGTGTGGGACTTCTTCGCGTCGTAGAGGCCGTTGAGCAGGTGCAGCGAGCCCGGTCCGACGGTGCCCATGCACACGCCGATCCGGCCGGTGAGCTGCGACTGCGCGCCCGCGGCGAACGCGCCCGCCTCCTCGTGCCGGACTCCTATCCACCGGATGCGGGGCTCCTGGCGCAGCGCGTCGGTGATCGGGTTCAGCGCGTCGCCGACCACGCCCCACATCGCGGACACGCCGTGGTCGGCCAGGCTTTGCACGAGCATCTTCCCGACAGTGGTCATCGGTGTCCTCTCAGCGGTATTCGGGGTTGGGATGGGTGAAATCGAACCGCTCGCCCTCGTCCCAGGCCGCTCGCTGGTTGCCGTACGCGGGGATTCCGCCCGCGTCCTTCAGCATTTTCGCCAGGTGCATGAGGTTCCACGTCATGAACGTGGTGTTGCGGTTCGTGAAGTCGTTCTCCGGCCCGCCCGACCCCGGGTCCAGGTAGGACGGACCCGGGCCGATCGGCCCGAGCCAGCCGGCGTCGGCCTGCGGCGGGATCGTGTAACCGAGGTGCTGGAGGCTGTAGAGCACGTTCATCGCGCAGTGCTTCACCCCGTCCTCGTTGCCGGTGAGCAGGCAGCCACCGACGCGTCCGTAGTAAGCGTACTGGCCGGCGTCGTTGAGCAGGTGTGAACACGCATAGAGCCGTTCGATGACCTTCTTCATTTCGGACGAGTTGTCCCCGAGCCAGATCGGTCCACACAGGACCAGGATGTCGGCGGCCAGCACCTTCTCGTACAGCGCCGGCCATTCGTCGCTCGCCCAGCCGCGCTCGGTCATGTCGGGGTACACCCCGACGGCGATGTCGTGGTCGATCGTCCGGATCACCTCGACCTCGACGCCCTCGCGCCGCATGAGCTCCGCGCTCACCCGCAGGAGTCCTTCGGTGTTGCTCGGCTCCGGCGAGCGCTTCAGCGTGCTGTTGAAGAACACGGCGCGCAGGCCGTCGAATCGGGGACTCACAGACACTCCAGGGTTCGGTGGGCGGTGGACCTCACCCTAGGGAGCAGCACGCGGAGTCACCATTATCGGGACGTTACGGCGGTTCTTACGGAAGTGTTGTGGCCGGTTTCGCCGGCCGGTGCCGAGACTTACGGCCGGCGCTGTTCGATCGTGAAGCCGAGCTTCCCCAGCACCGCCACCGCGCCCGCTTTGCCGCCTTCGAAGTCGCCGGGGGCGAGGCGCTCGCCGGTGGCGAACTCGTACGCCGTACCGAGCAGGGCCTTGTGCGGGTACCGCTTGCCGTCCCACACCAGCTCGTAGGTGCGCGACGGGCCGAACCCGTGCGCCGCGAAGAACGCCTCCGCCCCGAGCCGGTCGTACTCCTGCGCGGCGCGCACCACGTCCGCCTCGCTCACGCGGCTCCACGACACCATCTCTGCCGGACCTCCCGGGCTGGGCGACACGTCGCAGCCCAGCGTGGGGCCGGCGCGGGGTGCTTCGCATCGGGGAATTCCCCGGTGGGCGCCCACCGGGCGATTAGGGACGCACCGGCCGTTTCGTCACCACCAGCAGCGCGACGTCGTCCTGGGCCGGGTTCGTGCCGACGAGCGCGGCCATCACTCGGGCGCACACGGCTTCCGGGTCGCCCGTGGTCATGGCGGTGGTCAGTTTGCGGAAGCCGTCGTCGAGGTCGGCGTCGCGGCGTTCGACGAGGCCGTCGGTGTAGAAGCCGAGCGTGCACTCCGGCGGCAGCGCGACCACGGTGTCGCGCCGGTCCGCGGGTGGCAGGCCCAGGCCCACGGGCAGGTCCGGCGGGACGTCCAGCAGGCGCGCGGGGGAGCCGGGCGTGGCCAGCACGGGCGGCGGGTGCCCGGCGAGGGACAGCACGAGGGTTTCGCGGTCCGGCGGCACGACGGCGTACGCGACGGTCGCCATGATGCCTTCCTCGAAGTGGTTCAT
Protein-coding regions in this window:
- a CDS encoding thiamine pyrophosphate-dependent enzyme; protein product: MTTVGKMLVQSLADHGVSAMWGVVGDALNPITDALRQEPRIRWIGVRHEEAGAFAAGAQSQLTGRIGVCMGTVGPGSLHLLNGLYDAKKSHTPLLAICGQVPSAEMGSDYHQEVDNDAVFRDVSVFSRTITDPAQFPYLLELAVNAAYARNGVAVLTLPGDIAGRELPHGTQEPRFVSQHPPVTPEAGALGEVAAVLNGADTVTMLVGSGARPARDEVLATAETLAAPMVLTLKGKETLERDNDYQVGQTGLIGNPAAQHALSHGDVLLMVGTDFPYRDWYPKGKTVVQIDHEGERIGRRVHVDHALVGDARTTLAALLPLLEAKPSRAHLTASRERYTSWRDRQRHLADPGYDSTVTGRVRKQFDNRERAIRPEVLAAAIDRHADADAVFTSDTGMSTVWLARFVTLHGNRQLLGSYNLGSMANALPHALGAAQLDPARQTIAFCGDGGLTMLMGELLTVAAYELPVKIFVFDNSRLGMVKLEQEQGGIPEFGTVLKNPDLAGVARACGIHAVRVEHPDQVDAGVRAALAHPGPVLVDVVTNAEEIVIPPKPTVGQAWGFAIAKIEETLISAHDVDEKA
- a CDS encoding flavodoxin family protein, with product MSPRFDGLRAVFFNSTLKRSPEPSNTEGLLRVSAELMRREGVEVEVIRTIDHDIAVGVYPDMTERGWASDEWPALYEKVLAADILVLCGPIWLGDNSSEMKKVIERLYACSHLLNDAGQYAYYGRVGGCLLTGNEDGVKHCAMNVLYSLQHLGYTIPPQADAGWLGPIGPGPSYLDPGSGGPENDFTNRNTTFMTWNLMHLAKMLKDAGGIPAYGNQRAAWDEGERFDFTHPNPEYR
- a CDS encoding selenium-binding family protein, with the protein product MATALAIAAVTYTGASTSAYADVQVFTDSKTAADGKQYWVQNHLVSKDLTAKSGTPKKWLLVWAGDENIADTAVKDVKNLPGTLGGGLNKVKNALPGPDFLAVIDATQGSPSYGKVVNTATVGPLVENEPHHMQYVWHKGDTIYAGALFAAATYAFDVSSLPQLKLKGVSLPTQTLGGSVPDAYWVLKDGTAYGTYMGGPVVPGPYTYQDGSTQIGNGFAGSPGEVVHFDQNAQVLSQNPAATPQGDNPKLCDNLPQLGKPTCANPHGVQAREDLNTLVTSDYAEPRNIILDPVKQPSPYLRRPTVRTWDISDRNHPKLKAVSYLPDGPRADPADPLHSESRAVMETTVTNLPGHKGAFAQTMQGGAVFYTPDITAKDPHWIEVFDDGAANKAIYPGNDANGASSNGGWIQTSPDDKYLYRAIVGRQKGTLGADDPGTTGGVYVLDIRKLVNAGDRIEDIQGRVDTKAKAQQGGGGDLPTVVGAAPINPGTPGAGPHWGAYDNLALGSDGFYHETAQPQHLAVSNYFVARSGLDGDHKVNLLNLGPDGKISVDQNFRDEFTGQVGINFNRKSWPHGDFGNAKPHSELFVAADADVK